A genomic window from Cricetulus griseus strain 17A/GY chromosome 4, alternate assembly CriGri-PICRH-1.0, whole genome shotgun sequence includes:
- the LOC118238779 gene encoding 60S ribosomal protein L34-like, giving the protein MVQHLTYRHRLSYNTASNKTRLSQTPGNRIVYLYTKKVGKAPKSECGVCPGRLQGVRAVRPKVLMRLSKTKKHVSRAYGGSMCAKCVHDRIKQALLIEEQKIVVKVLKA; this is encoded by the coding sequence ATGGTCCAGCATTTGACATACCGACATAGACTTTCCTACAATACAGCCTCTAACAAAACTAGGCTGTCCCAAACTCCTGGCAACAGGATTGTTTACCTTTATACCAAGAAGGTTGGGAAAGCACCGAAATCCGAATGTGGTGTGTGCCCAGGCAGACTTCAAGGAGTTCGTGCTGTCAGACCGAAAGTTCTTATGAGACTGTCTAAGACAAAGAAGCATGTCAGCAGGGCCTACGGTGGCTCCATGTGTGCCAAGTGTGTCCATGACAGAATCAAGCAGGCTCTCCTTATTGAAGAGCAGAAAATTGTTGTGAAAGTGTTAAAGGCATAA